The Pyrococcus horikoshii OT3 genome includes a window with the following:
- a CDS encoding DUF211 domain-containing protein, whose translation MARGIRLLVLDVLKPHQPLVTELALGLSELEGVEGVNITLVEIDKETENIKVTIVGDNLNYDEIVRTIEEFGGVVHSIDMVAAGRKIIEEEETPQDKLEE comes from the coding sequence ATGGCCAGGGGTATTAGACTTCTTGTTTTAGATGTTTTAAAACCTCATCAACCCTTAGTCACTGAGCTTGCCTTAGGATTGAGCGAGCTTGAGGGGGTTGAAGGAGTTAACATTACCCTGGTTGAAATAGACAAGGAGACAGAAAACATAAAGGTTACAATAGTCGGTGACAACTTGAATTATGATGAGATAGTAAGGACAATAGAAGAGTTTGGTGGCGTTGTTCATAGCATAGACATGGTTGCCGCTGGAAGGAAGATAATAGAAGAGGAAGAGACTCCACAGGATAAGCTGGAGGAGTAA
- a CDS encoding ArsR/SmtB family transcription factor produces MAKKVKVITDPEVIKVMLEDTRRKILKLLRNKEMTISQLSEILGKTPQTIYHHIEKLKEAGLVEVKRTEMKGNLVEKYYGRTADVFYINLYLGDEELRYIARSRLKTKIDIFKRLGYQFEENELLNIMDRMSQKEFDATVRISKYIEEKEDALKDFSNEDIIHAIEWLSTAELARDEEYLELLKRLGSILKR; encoded by the coding sequence ATGGCGAAAAAGGTCAAAGTGATCACGGATCCAGAGGTTATTAAGGTGATGCTGGAGGATACCAGAAGGAAGATCCTAAAGCTACTCAGGAATAAAGAAATGACGATCTCCCAGCTTAGTGAGATACTCGGTAAAACACCGCAGACTATATATCACCACATAGAAAAGCTAAAAGAGGCTGGATTGGTAGAAGTTAAGAGAACGGAGATGAAAGGTAACCTTGTGGAGAAGTACTACGGTAGAACTGCTGACGTGTTCTACATAAACCTCTATTTAGGAGACGAAGAATTAAGGTACATAGCTAGATCAAGGCTTAAAACAAAAATTGACATATTCAAGAGGCTTGGTTATCAGTTTGAAGAGAATGAGCTTCTTAACATTATGGATAGGATGTCACAGAAGGAGTTTGATGCAACGGTTAGGATTTCAAAATATATTGAGGAGAAGGAAGATGCCTTAAAGGATTTTTCCAATGAGGATATAATTCATGCCATTGAGTGGTTGTCAACTGCTGAACTGGCCAGGGATGAGGAATATTTAGAGCTCCTTAAAAGGTTAGGATCAATATTAAAGCGGTGA
- a CDS encoding GNAT family N-acetyltransferase has translation MDEIKIEKLKKLDKKALNELIDVYMSGYEGLEEYGGEGRDYARNYIKWCWKKASDGFFVAKVGDKIVGFIVCDKDWFSKYEGRIVGAIHEFVVDKKFQGKGIGRKLLITCLDFLGKYNDTIELWVGEKNYGAMNLYEKFGFKKVGKSGIWVRMIKRQNL, from the coding sequence ATTGAATGAGTTAATAGATGTTTACATGAGTGGTTATGAAGGATTGGAAGAATATGGGGGAGAGGGGCGAGATTATGCTAGGAATTATATAAAGTGGTGTTGGAAAAAAGCCTCTGATGGTTTCTTTGTAGCTAAGGTTGGGGATAAGATTGTGGGATTTATAGTCTGCGACAAGGATTGGTTTAGTAAGTATGAGGGGAGGATAGTCGGTGCTATTCATGAGTTCGTGGTTGATAAAAAGTTTCAGGGGAAGGGTATAGGAAGGAAACTACTAATAACTTGTCTTGACTTCTTGGGGAAATACAATGATACCATAGAACTCTGGGTAGGTGAAAAGAATTATGGGGCCATGAACCTTTATGAGAAATTTGGATTTAAAAAGGTGGGTAAGAGTGGGATATGGGTGAGGATGATCAAGAGACAAAATTTATAA